From a single Anaerolineales bacterium genomic region:
- a CDS encoding cytochrome b N-terminal domain-containing protein, giving the protein MTQNYYAQRKTLRAFEKLWTKLEGIVNRFTKSDFNPFYHLGTLTIFMLLVLIGTGIYLTAIYRPGLDVAYATVEKIDSNWFGSLMRSMHRYASDAMILLIILHLLKMLFSDRYWGQRWLAWTSGWIMLAGVWLTGTFGYWLIWDQRAQWMTEFMMNTIAGTSGLTYVAADIESRTFSNFVIILFLHIFLPLIGFLGIYIHGLRLSRARWWSPRWVSVQAIIGLVILSLIKPAQSAAPADLSTMVASTPMDAYYLGFLPLIDAWGNLIFWGLAILVGGTLFLLPWLASGRDLGPASVTDPKCTGCNICYAECPFDAIRMVDRNDDSGYHKLAIINAAQCTGCAICVGSCPTDAIDLVGGYNNEQVFNAIKGALHREKNESKSVTVLFASHRDEALGGLPAPLTPAPLPLGDGIQNGENAPIAVSAWGENEAARVITAVLPSAGAVNIEWIKKLENEGARDIIILAHPYDDGVYREDAHWIASRLHLRPALVREGLHWLETTPGDAKAVEVFLNDLHTNQNEKRPPALPPVKERSRLIPSLVSGLFGTILLLGMFALALPLDIPSSMQASERSALRVAVDARGKISAANIPAGVTLPEGADAEKIFGGTHFPISVQVLLNGEIILDETYQPSGLSGNGRISALEFLEITPGTYQVEVLIKDDDGDFRSAYAGNVNFEKGRTLILAYDENADMFVLRP; this is encoded by the coding sequence ATGACACAAAATTATTACGCTCAACGAAAAACATTACGTGCCTTTGAAAAATTGTGGACGAAACTCGAAGGCATCGTCAACCGCTTCACCAAATCGGACTTCAATCCGTTCTATCATCTCGGCACGCTGACCATCTTCATGCTGTTAGTCTTGATCGGCACAGGCATTTATCTCACCGCCATCTATCGTCCCGGGCTGGATGTCGCCTACGCCACCGTTGAGAAAATCGATTCCAACTGGTTCGGTTCGCTGATGCGCAGTATGCACCGCTACGCCTCTGATGCGATGATCCTGCTCATCATCCTGCATCTGCTCAAGATGCTGTTCAGCGACCGTTACTGGGGTCAGCGTTGGCTGGCATGGACGAGCGGCTGGATCATGCTGGCTGGCGTCTGGCTGACAGGCACATTCGGCTACTGGCTGATCTGGGACCAGCGCGCGCAGTGGATGACCGAATTTATGATGAACACCATCGCGGGCACGTCAGGTCTCACCTACGTCGCCGCGGATATCGAATCGCGCACGTTCTCGAACTTCGTCATTATTCTTTTCCTGCACATCTTCCTGCCGCTGATCGGTTTCCTCGGCATTTACATCCACGGGTTGCGGCTTTCGCGCGCGCGTTGGTGGTCGCCGCGCTGGGTCAGCGTGCAAGCCATCATCGGGCTGGTCATCCTCTCGCTCATCAAACCCGCCCAATCCGCCGCGCCTGCCGATCTCTCCACGATGGTCGCCTCCACGCCGATGGACGCCTACTATCTCGGCTTCCTTCCATTGATAGATGCATGGGGCAATTTGATCTTCTGGGGATTGGCGATCCTCGTCGGCGGGACGTTGTTCCTGCTCCCCTGGCTCGCCTCGGGGCGGGACCTCGGACCTGCTTCTGTCACCGATCCGAAGTGTACTGGCTGTAACATCTGCTATGCCGAATGTCCATTCGACGCCATCCGCATGGTGGATCGAAACGATGATTCGGGCTATCACAAACTCGCGATCATCAACGCTGCGCAATGCACGGGATGCGCCATTTGTGTCGGGTCATGTCCCACCGATGCGATTGATCTGGTCGGCGGTTATAACAACGAGCAGGTCTTCAACGCCATCAAAGGCGCGTTGCATCGTGAGAAGAATGAAAGCAAGTCAGTGACGGTTTTGTTTGCAAGTCACCGCGACGAAGCGTTGGGCGGTTTGCCCGCACCCCTCACCCCTGCCCCTCTCCCTTTGGGAGATGGGATTCAGAACGGGGAAAATGCTCCAATTGCAGTATCAGCTTGGGGGGAAAATGAAGCGGCGCGCGTCATCACGGCGGTGCTGCCATCCGCGGGAGCGGTCAACATCGAGTGGATCAAAAAGCTCGAGAACGAAGGCGCGCGCGATATCATCATCCTTGCGCATCCCTACGATGACGGCGTGTACCGCGAAGACGCCCATTGGATCGCCAGCCGCCTGCATTTGCGACCCGCGCTTGTGCGTGAGGGCTTGCATTGGCTGGAGACCACGCCCGGCGATGCAAAGGCGGTGGAAGTTTTTTTGAACGACCTGCATACAAATCAAAACGAGAAACGCCCTCCCGCCCTGCCGCCTGTGAAGGAGCGCAGCAGGTTGATTCCGTCTTTGGTGAGCGGCTTGTTCGGGACAATATTACTACTTGGTATGTTCGCGCTTGCGTTGCCATTGGATATTCCATCAAGTATGCAAGCATCCGAAAGGAGCGCATTGCGCGTGGCAGTGGATGCGCGGGGGAAAATATCGGCGGCAAATATCCCCGCAGGCGTGACCCTGCCCGAAGGCGCGGATGCGGAGAAAATTTTCGGCGGCACGCACTTCCCCATTTCGGTGCAGGTGTTATTGAACGGTGAAATCATCCTCGATGAAACGTACCAGCCATCGGGGTTGAGCGGCAACGGACGCATCTCCGCGTTGGAATTTTTGGAGATCACGCCGGGTACATATCAAGTTGAAGTTCTCATCAAGGATGATGACGGTGATTTCCGTTCCGCCTATGCGGGGAATGTCAACTTCGAAAAAGGGCGGACGCTTATCCTTGCGTATGATGAAAATGCGGATATGTTTGTATTGAGACCATAG